ACTCAATACGTCTAATTGAATCTGAAAATTTGGTTAGCGTGGAGGGGAGAATCAAAAAAGGGAGATATATAATTGTGGAGCTGATGGGAAGGGAACAGATTCATATCGTTTGGGATGATAAACACATGAAATTTATGAAACTTAGATATGGAGGCAAAGGAGAATCAGAAGTGTTGGAGCGGCTGTTTGCTCCACGCTTTGGAGGAAGACGAAGCGGAGAAGTTCGAGAGAATGAAAAATGATGTGGCAAAACATAAACttttgattggttgattattTCAGCTGAGGTGGCATAGCTAAGAGGGCTTCATATtgcccttttagtatagtatagattacacttgaataacaaaaaaaaaagattcacgcgcagtattttgttttatacaattatactTGTACaactttctataaaaaaaattaatacgaAAAGGAACGAAAATAACAATGCAAAGTACTAAGGTCGCGAACATAAATTTACGCGTTGACCGAGTCAATTTGATTCCAGCGTTCATTATTAGCAACCGTATTATTAAATTCATTGAAACCAAAACTTCAGTTTTTTTACCATTTAGAGCAGGATTAACGGGGTCCCTTAAGCAAGTCTCTTATGTTATTtagcattaaaaataaaagaaaaatactgATTTATCAAAGACACGTCTCCTGATTAGGAGAAGCAAGGAACGTCTCTTGTGAGACACGTGTCCAAGCTTGCAGCAGTTTCGTCTCTTTCTctgctttctctcttctctgctTTCTCTCGACGGTGAATTCTCTTCACATTAGATGGCTCTCTGATTTCTTTCTCTCTTGGTGGCTGTTGTAcctcatctcttcttcctccgtTACGTTCCGTTCTCcacaaaaaaggtaaaaactAATCATTAGTCATCTCTCGATTATATTCATTTCTTTGAAATTTCGATTCGTCTAATACGGATCCTCGATTCCGATCCATCACCTCTGACTTGATCAGCGATTGAATGGACTCCATCTCTCCGCTTTCTAATCATCAGACGACAACGAGCTCGAGCTCCGATCTCTCTCGCCGTAAGCGTAAGAAGAAATCTCCACCGTCTCCGCCTCCATCGTTAGAGAAATGGAGATCGGAGAAGCACCCACAGAGCGTTAGCCATCGTTGGAGAATGGGGTGATCATGTTACCCTTCAGGCTGCTGCGGATTGGGTACTTACACAACCTCTGCTCTTCGTAGCTTGTACAATGTTTTTGTGTAAGAAGAAAGAATCTTCAGAGACTTTGACATTTTGTTTTGATGTGATTGGCAGTTTGGTGTTAGGATGTTTGTGATAACTTGCTCTGTTTGCAGTTCGAATGGTAAAAAGCTGAATGATGGAATGAAACTCATTATAGCAACATTCGTTTCAACTAATAGCAACATTCAAAAAATTACTTGCTCTGCTTTCTTGTTAAGTTGATCACAGTATATATGGGTTTTGATACTTGCATCATTTTTATTTGCCTGAGTTCCTACTGAGTTGTTGTTGATTACTGTATTGCTTATAGAATGGATATTAATCcctgattttttaaaaaggatgtttctttgtttttgaaaaaaactacaGGTCAGAACAAAAGCTTGTGAAGGATGGCTTCATCATCAGGAAACCAACCAAGATCCACTCGCCTGAAGAAATACTAAGTGTCAAAGAAGATTGACAAGTACATGTACCATGATTGTACATGTGTGTTAAGCTATGTGAGGTTTCATCTTTGATTGAAAAAAAACTATGTGAGTTTCTTGCTTTTCTCCTAGCTTTGTTACATGCTCTGATTGTGAACAAGGTTTGACTGCTTTTTCATGTCTGTTGCAGATAACTAAACCCATCTTACAAGAAGCTTGACAAGGCACATGTAACAGATGGTGACGAGTTTGATCAGGTGGCTCGTGCTTCGGCGTTTAGCGTGGGTCTCCTCTACGGGAGCATGAAGCTCAAGGTCTTGAAGGTAACAACACACTTTCGATTTGTGATTTTGTAATTGTGGATGTCTTTTGTAAAACCTAAAGAAGATCTTTTGTGTACACCTTTCAGAAATTTTCTCTGGCTTGTTTCAACATCATGTATTCATGTTGCAAAAGGTTTACTCTTGTTGTTTGCTCATCTTTGCTTGTAATGTTTACATTCGTTTACAATGTTATTCATTTTCTGAAAACTAGTTTCATAATGTTGGCTTTAGTTTTCTGTTGGTTTGTGATTATGAACTAATAGAAGAGATAATgcatttttttaagaacccttatTAAGAGACTAGCATTGGAGGAGGAAAATGATGATGTCTCTTAATTAAATTCTTAActtacatttattattaaaaaattcacTAAGAGACCTTAATAGGGTTgttgggttaatcatgctcttaacaATTCGAGTGGGGTGTAAACAAAAGTAACACAGAAACCtaaattcaaatttcaaaatgattTAATCAGTTTCCATTGAAACTTTTCAAGACGTAGAAAAAATCTGATTCGATTTCAAAGCCAAAGTAATCATCGTTCAAAACTATAGCATCGAGAATGTAAACGATGGGAAAATTAGAAAACCAAATTTGTTTGAACAAGAACAACCGAACAACGACGGATCGAAGTTAGACTTTTTTtatcacattttttttaaaaaagcacCTAAACGAAGCATAGTAGTAATTATTCTTCCCAGTTTTAGAGACGATCCTGATACGGAATCTAGAAAACCCTAGGCCGACGATCCGTTGTTGCTGTTAGCGAGGGAGGATGACGTCATCATCTTCTGAAACTCCTCGAAATTTACATTCCCGTCGCCGTCAGCGTCCACAGGCCCGATCATCTTAGCGCAGTCCTCCACGGAGCACGACATCCCGAGGCGGTTAAGCACCTGGTGGAGCTCGGCCGCGGAGATGAGCCCGTTCTTGTCCTGATCGTACAGATCGAAGGCGTCGCGGATCTCGGAAGCGGAGGAGGACGAGCGGCAGAGAGCGGAGAACTCGTCCACGTTGATGAAGCCGTCGCGATCGGTGTCGACCTCCTCCAGGACGCGGTTGATCTCCGTCTCGGTGTAGGAAGTCCCCATGGCCTTGAAAACGCCTCCGAGCTCGGTCACCGAGATCTTGCCGTCGCCGTTGGAGTCGAACTGGTCGAAAACCTTCTTCAGCTCCTCGGGATTCGCCATGTCCACCGGTGCAGGCGTGGGTTTGGCGGTTACAGGGTTACCActtgccatttttttttctgttaaaagGTAAAATGTTAGAGAGAGAGGTTTTGGAGAAAATTTGTTAAAGAGGCTTTTGCGGATGTGTGACCTTTTATAGaccgtttttttcttcttctgtagATGCCTTTCGTCTCTATCCACGTATTTTGGTTGCCATTGGTTATACATTTTGAATCG
This genomic interval from Brassica napus cultivar Da-Ae chromosome A6, Da-Ae, whole genome shotgun sequence contains the following:
- the LOC106346894 gene encoding probable calcium-binding protein CML27, producing MASGNPVTAKPTPAPVDMANPEELKKVFDQFDSNGDGKISVTELGGVFKAMGTSYTETEINRVLEEVDTDRDGFINVDEFSALCRSSSSASEIRDAFDLYDQDKNGLISAAELHQVLNRLGMSCSVEDCAKMIGPVDADGDGNVNFEEFQKMMTSSSLANSNNGSSA